A region of Heptranchias perlo isolate sHepPer1 unplaced genomic scaffold, sHepPer1.hap1 HAP1_SCAFFOLD_1891, whole genome shotgun sequence DNA encodes the following proteins:
- the LOC137309890 gene encoding uncharacterized protein isoform X2, whose product MEPGIPGISCSVESVLNGGHCPRTEQLTVEPWEEEQGNKADPTLESVKNPREGGCVRRRGEGGVETEGGRAGGPLSGTANEGKETENRISRTNRYSPGPSRKVYPLRGRGSAAKGRGSEHHGGMIGSSVKRLVFSALHFDQSSDEHSAERLFPSPPDPLQSQINLHSTSPVTASTSRQTEGTESQSEPVDPPGPGSNSARPPAKTPPGQTHSSCPVLNPTDSNSPSPNQACDQTPVNSIDLKAMAAAPLSREVQERILDSPLFQPKVLLLRLTVDQNGRPAAPERWGLRRDVRGGDGGHCQLGVAANRARQRSGQNPSTGRWNLRKRPRGSRLKAAETLSNRAAAEEQAMVLQTNSNLSLLLSSEESSPSDGSDYEYFPFCSQIKFSGRWTRYQKRKAIGQFIESLNSGETNRFPLQISRHLPAVNGHGARDRDKRPQLTHLQKHTFSLQASR is encoded by the coding sequence ATGGAGCCTGGAATTCCTGGGATCAGCTGTTCGGTCGAATCTGTCCTAAATGGAGGTCACTGTCCTCGAACGGAGCAGCTGACCGTCGAGCCCTGGGAGGAGGAACAAGGCAACAAAGCTGACCCAACCCTTGAAAGTGTGAAGAACCCAAGGGAGGGGGGCTGTGTGAGACGTCGAGGAGAAGGGGGAGTGGAGACCGAAGGGGGACGAGCAGGAGGTCCATTGTCTGGAACTGCAAATGAAGGAAAGGAAACTGAGAACCGAATCAGCAGGACCAATCGATACAGCCCTGGGCCCAGCAGGAAGGTGTATCCCCTGAGAGGCCGGGGATCGGCAGCGAAGGGCAGAGGGAGCGAACACCATGGGGGCATGATTGGGTCATCGGTTAAACGCTTGGTCTTCTCTGCTCTACATTTCGACCAGTCGTCCGATGAACACTCTGCGGAACGtctgttcccctcccctcccgacccACTGCAATCTCAGATTAACCTGCACAGCACCAGCCCAGTGACGGCCTCGACCAGCCGTCAGACCGAGGGCACTGAGTCTCAGTCCGAACCCGTCGATCCCCCGGGGCCGGGGTCAAACTCTGCTCGTCCCCCCGCTAAAACCCCTCCCGGCCAAACACATTCCAGCTGCCCGGTACTTAACCCAACTGATTCCAATTCACCGTCACCAAACCAGGCCTGTGATCAGACTCCAGTAAACAGCATTGATCTGAAGGCCATGGCAGCAGCTCCTCTGTCTCGCGAGGTCCAAGAGCGAATTTTAGATTCTCCACTCTTCCAGCCCAAGGTTCTCCTGCTCAGACTGACCGTCGATCAGAATGGTCGACCTGCGGCGCCTGAGAGGTGGGGGTTACGGCGGGACGTTCGAGGTGGCGATGGGGGCCATTGCCAGCTGGGTGTGGCAGCTAACCGTGCCAGGCAGAGATCAGGGCAGAATCCATCCACAGGACGCTGGAATCTGCGTAAAAGACCCCGAGGATCACGACTGAAAGCAGCAGAGACGCTCTCCAATCGGGCTGCTGCTGAGGAACAGGCGATGGTGCTGCAAACAAACTCCAACCTGAGCCTGCTCCTCTCCAGTGAGGAATCCTCGCCCTCCGACGGCAGTGACTACGAATACTTCCCCTTCTGCAGCCAGATTAAATTCTCAGGTAGGTGGACCAGGTACCAGAAGCGGAAGGCAATCGGACAATTCATTGAGTCCTTGAACAGCGGCGAAACAAACCGCTTTCCGCTCCAGATATCTCGTCACCTTCCGGCCGTGAACGGGCACGGTGCCAGGGACCGGGACAAGAGGCCGCAGCTGACCCATCTCCAGAAACATACCTTTAGTCTGCAGGCTTCACGATGA